A part of Streptomyces sp. NBC_01497 genomic DNA contains:
- a CDS encoding sensor histidine kinase — translation MNAESARAGRLKVFLGAAPGVGKTYRMLDEGRRRQARGTDVVVALAECHRRPRTEERLAGLEVLPRAPRSYGGGAHQEMDLDAVLARSPGVALVDELAHTNVPGGRNTKRWQDVGELLAAGIDVVTTVNIQHLESLNDVVEKITKVPQRETVPDEVVRRAQQIELVDMPPEALRRRLAHGDVYGPENINAALADYFRVGNLTALRELAMMWTADRVDEALQRYRTEHGIGGVWETRERVVVALTGGPEGATLIRRAARIAARSAGGDLLAAHVARSDGLSGGTSAVALAEQRHLVESLGGSSHTLVGDDVPCALAEFAHAQNATQLVLGTSRRGRLERFLTGKGIGETIAAMSGHIDVHIVAHERAGGGRLLPSRRRTLPTGRLVAGPVAGLVLPVGLTFLLAHTGGRLNLTSEALLFLLTVVAVACVGGVASAVVASVTASLLLNYFFIVPRGRFTVMSTNNILALAVFVVVAWTVAAVVDRSLRLTRRAARATAEAETLSSLAGDIVRGDQAVPDLLERARETFGMESAALVKGPDDDGTAVRVPVGDDRYLVLRGRTLPATESRVLAAFAAHVAAAIERARLAEAAAEVEPVRAADRMRTALLTAVSHDLRTPLAGGWAAVSSLRSRDVDFSAEDREELLATADESMAKLSRLVENLLDMSRLQAGALVPHLRATLFEEVVAPALDSLPTGSPRVETRGLEDAPPVIADPPLLERVVANLVGNAARFTPRGATVVLNASTHVGRVELRVIDRGPGLPAEDRERAFEAFQRLGDTDNRTGVGLGLALSRGLTEAMDGTLAPEDTPGGGLTMVLSLPSGEPVGTASPALPVEQEPVEG, via the coding sequence GTGAACGCTGAGAGCGCGCGGGCGGGGCGGCTGAAGGTCTTCCTCGGAGCCGCGCCCGGCGTCGGCAAGACGTACCGGATGCTGGACGAGGGCAGGCGGAGGCAGGCCCGCGGCACCGACGTCGTCGTCGCACTCGCCGAGTGCCACCGCCGCCCCCGTACCGAGGAGCGGCTTGCCGGTCTTGAGGTGCTGCCGCGCGCACCACGCTCCTACGGGGGCGGCGCGCACCAGGAGATGGACCTCGACGCGGTCCTCGCCCGCTCTCCGGGTGTCGCCCTCGTGGACGAACTCGCCCACACCAACGTCCCCGGCGGCCGCAACACCAAGCGCTGGCAGGACGTGGGGGAACTCCTCGCGGCCGGCATCGACGTCGTCACGACGGTCAACATCCAGCACCTGGAGTCCCTCAACGACGTGGTCGAGAAGATCACCAAGGTGCCGCAGCGCGAGACCGTCCCCGACGAGGTGGTCCGCAGGGCCCAGCAGATCGAACTCGTCGACATGCCGCCCGAGGCGCTGCGGCGCAGGCTCGCCCACGGAGACGTCTACGGGCCGGAGAACATCAACGCGGCCCTCGCCGACTACTTCCGCGTCGGCAACCTGACCGCCCTGCGCGAACTCGCCATGATGTGGACCGCCGACCGGGTCGACGAAGCCCTCCAGCGCTACCGGACCGAACACGGCATAGGGGGTGTCTGGGAGACCAGGGAGCGGGTCGTCGTCGCCCTCACCGGCGGCCCCGAGGGCGCGACGCTCATCCGCCGCGCGGCCAGGATCGCGGCCAGGAGCGCGGGCGGCGACCTGCTGGCCGCGCACGTGGCCCGCAGCGACGGGCTGAGCGGCGGCACCTCGGCGGTGGCGCTCGCCGAGCAGCGGCACCTGGTGGAGAGCCTGGGCGGCAGCTCCCACACGCTCGTCGGCGACGACGTGCCCTGCGCGCTCGCCGAGTTCGCACACGCCCAGAACGCCACCCAGCTCGTCCTCGGGACCAGCAGGCGCGGCCGGCTCGAACGCTTCCTGACCGGCAAGGGCATCGGCGAGACCATCGCCGCCATGTCCGGGCACATCGACGTCCACATCGTCGCCCACGAACGGGCGGGCGGTGGACGGCTGCTGCCCTCACGGCGGCGCACCCTGCCCACGGGGCGGCTGGTCGCGGGACCCGTCGCGGGGCTCGTCCTGCCGGTGGGGCTGACGTTCCTGCTCGCCCACACCGGCGGCAGGCTCAACCTCACGAGCGAGGCGCTGCTGTTCCTGCTGACGGTGGTGGCGGTGGCGTGCGTGGGCGGCGTGGCCTCCGCCGTCGTCGCCTCGGTGACCGCGTCGCTGCTGCTCAACTACTTCTTCATCGTGCCCCGTGGCCGGTTCACCGTGATGAGTACGAACAACATCCTGGCGCTCGCCGTGTTCGTGGTCGTCGCCTGGACCGTGGCCGCCGTCGTCGACCGGTCCCTGCGCCTGACCCGCAGGGCCGCCAGAGCCACCGCCGAGGCGGAGACCCTCTCGTCGCTCGCCGGTGACATCGTCCGCGGCGACCAGGCCGTGCCCGACCTGCTGGAGCGCGCCAGGGAGACGTTCGGCATGGAGAGCGCCGCTCTCGTCAAGGGACCCGACGACGACGGCACCGCGGTGCGCGTCCCGGTCGGGGACGACCGCTACCTGGTGCTGCGTGGACGCACCCTGCCCGCCACCGAGAGCCGCGTGCTCGCTGCCTTCGCCGCGCATGTCGCCGCCGCGATCGAGCGCGCCCGGCTCGCCGAGGCCGCCGCCGAGGTCGAGCCGGTACGGGCCGCCGACCGGATGCGCACCGCGCTGCTCACTGCCGTCAGCCACGACCTGCGCACCCCGCTCGCCGGCGGCTGGGCGGCCGTCAGCTCCCTGCGCAGCCGCGACGTCGACTTCTCCGCCGAGGACCGGGAGGAACTGCTCGCCACCGCCGACGAGTCGATGGCGAAACTCAGCAGGCTCGTGGAGAACCTCCTCGACATGAGCCGCCTGCAGGCCGGCGCGCTCGTGCCGCACCTGCGGGCCACCCTGTTCGAGGAGGTCGTGGCACCGGCGCTGGACTCGCTGCCGACGGGATCGCCCCGCGTCGAGACGCGCGGCCTCGAAGACGCACCCCCCGTCATCGCCGACCCGCCGCTGCTGGAGCGGGTCGTCGCGAACCTCGTCGGGAACGCGGCGCGGTTCACCCCGCGCGGCGCCACGGTCGTACTCAACGCGAGCACCCACGTCGGCCGGGTCGAGCTCCGGGTGATCGACCGGGGCCCAGGCCTGCCCGCCGAGGACCGCGAACGGGCCTTCGAGGCGTTCCAGCGACTCGGCGACACGGACAACCGCACGGGCGTCGGGCTCGGCCTCGCCCTGTCCCGGGGGCTCACGGAGGCGATGGACGGAACGCTCG
- a CDS encoding pyridoxal phosphate-dependent decarboxylase family protein, protein MHDRLARDLDRLPDLLEAVAEQAWGLLGDVAARPVAGRGAPPTERPLPDAGDGAERALAEFAERWLPLFSASAGPRYLGFVTGGATPAALAGDWLAAAVDHNTMSSLDGAGHLLERATVAWLRDLFGLPTAHEGAFVSGATMSNTVGLAVAREWLGEQRGVLVAQEGVAALGPVRVLSATPHSSVSKALSVLGFGRAALRTVPTLPGREAVDPAALERALAASDDPCVVVANAGTVNTADFDDLRAVAALKERHRFWLHVDGAFGGFASLSPRFAALTAGLDAADSVCVDLHKWLNVPYDSAVQFTRRRDLQARVFQNAAAYLGPLGDTPDFSHLTPENSRRLRALPAWFTLRAYGREGYREIVERCADSAAALGAAVEALPGLRLLAPVRLNVVCFTLTEDPTARRLAELAEALSPDAFVTPTVLDGVPALRAAFSNWRTTAADVRHIADALARLV, encoded by the coding sequence ATGCACGACCGCCTCGCCCGTGACCTGGACCGGCTGCCCGACCTGCTGGAAGCCGTGGCCGAGCAGGCCTGGGGCCTGCTCGGCGACGTGGCGGCACGGCCCGTGGCCGGCCGCGGCGCGCCGCCGACCGAACGCCCGCTGCCCGACGCGGGCGACGGCGCGGAGCGGGCCCTCGCGGAGTTCGCGGAGCGGTGGCTGCCACTGTTCTCGGCGAGCGCGGGCCCCCGCTACCTCGGGTTCGTCACCGGCGGCGCCACTCCGGCGGCGCTGGCGGGCGACTGGCTGGCCGCCGCCGTGGACCACAACACGATGTCCTCCCTCGACGGCGCGGGCCATCTGCTGGAGCGGGCGACGGTCGCCTGGCTGCGGGACCTGTTCGGCCTGCCGACGGCGCACGAGGGTGCTTTCGTCAGCGGGGCCACCATGTCGAACACGGTCGGTCTCGCCGTCGCCCGCGAGTGGCTCGGCGAGCAGCGGGGTGTCCTGGTCGCGCAGGAGGGCGTGGCCGCGCTCGGGCCCGTCCGGGTCCTGTCCGCCACACCGCACTCCAGTGTGTCCAAGGCCCTGTCGGTGCTGGGGTTCGGGCGGGCGGCGCTGCGGACGGTGCCGACGCTGCCGGGGCGGGAGGCCGTGGACCCGGCCGCGCTGGAGCGCGCGCTCGCCGCGTCGGACGATCCGTGCGTGGTGGTGGCGAACGCCGGGACGGTCAACACCGCGGACTTCGACGACCTGCGCGCGGTGGCGGCGCTCAAGGAGCGGCACCGTTTCTGGCTGCACGTGGACGGCGCGTTCGGTGGCTTCGCGTCGCTCTCGCCCCGGTTCGCCGCGCTGACGGCGGGCCTGGATGCGGCGGACTCGGTCTGCGTCGACCTGCACAAGTGGCTGAACGTGCCGTACGACAGCGCGGTGCAGTTCACCCGGCGCCGGGATCTTCAGGCGCGGGTGTTCCAGAACGCGGCCGCCTATCTGGGCCCGCTCGGTGACACCCCGGACTTCTCGCACCTGACCCCGGAGAACTCCCGCCGGCTGCGGGCCCTCCCGGCCTGGTTCACACTGCGCGCGTACGGCCGGGAGGGCTATCGGGAGATCGTGGAGCGGTGCGCGGACAGCGCGGCGGCACTCGGCGCGGCCGTCGAGGCGCTGCCGGGGCTGCGACTGCTCGCCCCGGTGCGGCTGAACGTGGTGTGTTTCACGCTCACCGAGGATCCGACGGCACGCCGCCTCGCGGAGCTCGCGGAGGCGCTCTCCCCGGACGCGTTCGTCACCCCGACCGTGCTGGACGGTGTGCCCGCTCTGCGGGCCGCCTTCAGCAACTGGCGTACGACGGCGGCCGACGTACGCCACATCGCCGACGCGCTGGCCCGGCTGGTGTGA
- a CDS encoding ABC transporter substrate-binding protein, producing the protein MRSSLIPTGRAARAAVAVTGVLALTALSACADDSSGGADSAGGGGKVKIMVGGLDKVIYLPAMLTQRLGYFKAEGVDVQLLTESAGVQAETALVSGDVQGTVGFYDHTLDLQAKGKHVESVVQLAQAPGEVEVVSNKAAAGVKGPEDFKGKKLGVTGLGSSTDFLTKYLAVHEGLKTSDFTPVAVGAGQTFISALQQGSIQGGMTTEPTVSTLLQKKAGSVLVDMRTPDGSRAALGGLYPSSSLYMNTAWVNGHKDTVRRLARAFVRTLRWMSSHTPEAIAAKMPADYQQGGGAKLYAQSIKNTLPMFTTDGVMPPDGPMTVERVLSTFDPNLRDVDVDMEKTFTTEFVKDTVASPDSD; encoded by the coding sequence ATGCGCAGTTCCCTGATCCCCACCGGCCGCGCGGCCAGGGCCGCCGTCGCCGTCACCGGCGTACTCGCCCTCACCGCCCTCTCCGCGTGCGCCGACGACTCGTCCGGCGGGGCGGACTCCGCGGGTGGCGGCGGCAAGGTCAAGATCATGGTGGGTGGCCTGGACAAGGTCATCTATCTGCCCGCGATGCTCACGCAGCGGCTCGGCTACTTCAAGGCCGAGGGCGTCGACGTCCAGTTGCTGACGGAGTCGGCGGGAGTGCAGGCCGAGACGGCGCTGGTCTCCGGCGACGTCCAGGGCACCGTCGGTTTCTACGACCACACCCTCGACCTCCAGGCCAAGGGCAAGCACGTCGAGTCGGTGGTGCAGCTGGCGCAGGCACCGGGCGAGGTGGAGGTCGTCTCGAACAAGGCCGCCGCCGGGGTGAAGGGTCCCGAGGACTTCAAGGGCAAGAAGCTGGGCGTCACCGGGCTCGGCTCGTCGACGGACTTCCTGACCAAGTACCTCGCCGTGCACGAGGGTCTGAAGACGAGCGATTTCACCCCGGTCGCGGTCGGCGCCGGCCAGACGTTCATCTCCGCGCTCCAGCAGGGCTCCATCCAGGGCGGGATGACGACCGAGCCGACCGTCTCCACCCTCCTGCAGAAGAAGGCCGGATCGGTCCTCGTCGACATGCGCACCCCCGACGGCTCCCGGGCCGCGCTCGGCGGTCTCTACCCGTCGTCGAGCCTCTACATGAACACCGCCTGGGTCAACGGCCACAAGGACACCGTGCGCAGGCTGGCCCGCGCGTTCGTGCGGACCCTGCGCTGGATGTCCTCGCACACTCCGGAGGCGATCGCCGCCAAGATGCCGGCGGACTACCAGCAGGGCGGCGGTGCGAAGCTGTACGCGCAGTCCATCAAGAACACCCTGCCGATGTTCACCACGGACGGTGTGATGCCGCCCGACGGCCCCATGACCGTCGAGCGCGTCCTGTCCACGTTCGACCCGAACCTGCGGGACGTGGACGTCGACATGGAAAAGACCTTCACGACGGAGTTCGTGAAGGACACGGTCGCCTCGCCCGACTCCGACTGA
- a CDS encoding ABC transporter permease, whose amino-acid sequence MPPDTPRAEAVLAKGAAVPADRRTRARARAARRRSWLVQGTRVLVLVAVVSLWEAFARAGIIDPFNFSMPSRIWSQIWTWITEGTAQGSLAQQVWYTLYEALLGWLAGVFGGVVLGIALGRVRFLADVLGPYIKVLNALPRIVLAPIFLIWFGLGPASKVASAVVLVFFPVFFNAFQGAREVDRRLVDGARILGASNRQVTYQVVIPSATSWIFTSLHVSFGFALIGAIVGEYIGATKGLGLLVSAAQGSFNAAGVYAAMVILAVVALLAEGLLTFLERRLFRWKAPVAGDGR is encoded by the coding sequence ATGCCGCCTGACACACCGCGTGCGGAGGCCGTCCTCGCGAAGGGTGCGGCCGTCCCGGCGGACCGCCGCACGCGTGCCAGGGCCCGCGCCGCACGCCGCCGCTCCTGGCTGGTGCAGGGCACCCGGGTCCTGGTGCTGGTCGCCGTCGTCTCACTGTGGGAGGCCTTCGCCCGCGCCGGGATCATCGATCCGTTCAACTTCTCGATGCCGTCGAGGATCTGGTCGCAGATCTGGACGTGGATCACCGAGGGCACCGCGCAGGGTTCCCTGGCGCAGCAGGTCTGGTACACGCTGTACGAGGCGCTGCTCGGCTGGCTCGCCGGAGTGTTCGGCGGCGTGGTGCTCGGCATCGCGCTCGGCCGGGTCCGGTTCCTCGCCGATGTGCTCGGACCGTACATCAAGGTCCTCAACGCGCTGCCGCGGATCGTGCTCGCGCCGATCTTCCTGATCTGGTTCGGCCTCGGACCGGCCTCGAAGGTCGCCTCCGCGGTCGTACTCGTCTTCTTCCCGGTGTTCTTCAACGCCTTCCAGGGCGCCCGGGAGGTGGACCGGCGGCTCGTCGACGGTGCGCGGATCCTCGGTGCGAGCAACCGGCAGGTCACGTACCAGGTCGTCATCCCCTCGGCCACTTCGTGGATCTTCACCAGCCTGCACGTCAGTTTCGGGTTCGCGCTGATCGGCGCGATCGTCGGCGAGTACATCGGGGCGACCAAGGGGCTCGGCCTGCTGGTGTCGGCCGCCCAGGGCAGCTTCAACGCGGCGGGTGTGTACGCGGCGATGGTCATCCTCGCGGTCGTCGCGTTGCTTGCCGAGGGGCTGCTGACCTTCCTGGAGCGGCGGTTGTTCCGCTGGAAGGCCCCGGTCGCGGGCGACGGGCGCTGA
- a CDS encoding ABC transporter ATP-binding protein, with the protein MNSRTSPAIELRAASKVFSTPSGEPHTAVRDLDLTVGRGEFVAVVGPTGCGKSTTLTLVSGLEEPTEGEVLIGGEPVTGIAAEVGFVFQQDAVFPWRTALSNVMAGPRFRGVAKAEARDRARQWLDRVGLGAFEDRYPHQLSGGQRKRVALAATLVCDPEILLMDEPFSALDVQTRALMSDELLQLWSGTGASVVFVTHDLEESIALADKVVVMTAGPATVKEVFEIGLPRPRRVEAVRLEREFTDIYREIWASLGEEVRITRERGAGHAA; encoded by the coding sequence ATGAACAGTCGGACGAGCCCCGCCATCGAACTGCGGGCGGCCAGCAAGGTGTTCAGCACCCCCTCGGGTGAGCCGCACACCGCCGTACGCGACCTTGACCTGACCGTCGGCCGCGGCGAGTTCGTCGCCGTGGTCGGCCCCACGGGCTGTGGGAAGTCGACCACGCTGACCCTGGTCAGCGGACTGGAGGAACCCACCGAGGGCGAGGTGCTGATCGGCGGTGAACCGGTGACGGGCATCGCGGCCGAGGTCGGTTTCGTCTTCCAGCAGGACGCGGTGTTCCCCTGGCGCACCGCCCTGTCGAACGTGATGGCCGGGCCGCGCTTTCGGGGCGTGGCGAAGGCGGAGGCGCGGGACCGGGCCCGGCAGTGGCTGGACCGCGTCGGCCTCGGCGCGTTCGAGGACCGCTATCCGCACCAGCTCTCCGGCGGCCAGCGCAAGCGCGTGGCGCTCGCGGCGACCCTCGTGTGCGACCCGGAGATCCTCCTGATGGACGAGCCGTTCTCCGCCCTCGACGTACAGACCCGCGCGCTGATGTCGGACGAACTCCTTCAGTTGTGGTCGGGCACCGGCGCGTCCGTCGTCTTCGTCACCCACGACCTGGAGGAGTCCATCGCCCTCGCCGACAAGGTGGTCGTGATGACGGCGGGCCCCGCCACCGTCAAGGAGGTCTTCGAGATCGGACTGCCGCGCCCCCGCCGGGTCGAAGCCGTCAGGCTCGAAAGGGAGTTCACCGACATCTACCGGGAGATCTGGGCCTCGCTCGGCGAAGAGGTCCGCATCACGCGTGAGAGGGGAGCGGGACATGCCGCCTGA
- a CDS encoding sensor histidine kinase → MRVRWPRRVFAQVLLVQLATTTGVLMLVTALFLAPLSSQLDDGSMRQALSIAQTTAADPALTRELVTTRPSPGGPVQAEADRIRRSTGALYIVVMDRRGVRWSHTDTDRIGERVSTDPSGALAGRDVMDIERGTLGLSARGKAPLRDAHGRVVGAVSVGMAYDSVRGRLMSALRGLLLYAGAALAAGALAAYAVSRRLQRRTHGLAFADISALLDEREAMLHGIREGVVALDGHGRVRLVNDEAQRLLGIGPDTAGRGLDEVLPPGRTADVLTGRVGGADLLTVSGERVLVANRMPVGDGGAVATLRDRTELELLGRELDSTHGLLDALRAQDHEHANRLHTLLGLLELGLYEEAAQFVADVSRAHRASAEQVAERVRDPLLAALLVGKSAVAAERGAVLRIAAGTRLRERVVDPRDLVTVLGNLIDNALDVARTVEVEMRAESGGRTALVRVSDDGPGVPPALREAIFAEGWTTKRSPAHRGRGLGLALVRRLAERYGGMARVTARAGGGAVFTVVLPEALLPEAPGSDARGARELVPDAVADGRGGDVREPRYPEGTGAPRTRDGTTTGRAACSGPADSAPAGREARR, encoded by the coding sequence ATGCGCGTGCGCTGGCCCCGCCGGGTCTTCGCCCAGGTGCTGCTGGTGCAGCTGGCCACCACCACCGGTGTGCTCATGCTGGTCACCGCTCTGTTCCTGGCGCCGCTGAGCAGCCAGCTGGACGACGGGTCGATGCGGCAGGCCCTGTCCATCGCCCAGACGACGGCCGCCGACCCGGCGCTCACGCGCGAACTGGTCACCACGCGCCCGAGCCCGGGCGGCCCGGTACAGGCGGAGGCGGACCGGATCAGGCGCTCCACCGGCGCCCTGTACATCGTCGTGATGGACCGGCGCGGTGTCCGCTGGTCGCACACGGACACCGACCGGATCGGTGAGCGCGTGTCCACCGACCCCAGCGGCGCGCTCGCCGGGCGGGACGTCATGGACATCGAGCGCGGCACGCTCGGCCTCTCGGCCCGCGGCAAGGCGCCGCTGCGCGACGCGCACGGCCGGGTCGTCGGGGCGGTGTCGGTCGGGATGGCGTACGACAGTGTGCGGGGCCGGCTGATGAGCGCGCTGCGCGGACTGCTCCTGTACGCGGGGGCCGCCCTGGCGGCAGGCGCGCTGGCCGCGTACGCCGTGTCGCGACGGCTGCAACGCCGCACGCACGGGCTGGCGTTCGCGGACATCTCGGCGCTGCTGGACGAGCGTGAGGCCATGCTGCACGGCATCCGCGAGGGGGTGGTGGCGCTGGACGGGCACGGCAGGGTGCGGCTCGTCAACGACGAGGCGCAGCGGCTGCTCGGGATCGGCCCCGACACGGCCGGCCGGGGCCTCGACGAGGTACTGCCGCCGGGCCGTACCGCCGACGTGCTGACGGGCCGGGTCGGCGGTGCGGACCTGCTGACGGTGTCCGGCGAGCGGGTGCTGGTCGCCAACCGGATGCCGGTAGGGGACGGCGGGGCCGTCGCCACCCTGCGGGACCGCACCGAACTGGAGCTGCTGGGAAGGGAGCTGGACAGCACGCACGGCCTGCTCGACGCGCTGCGGGCCCAGGACCACGAGCACGCCAACCGGCTGCACACCCTGCTCGGGCTGCTGGAGCTCGGGCTGTACGAGGAGGCGGCGCAGTTCGTGGCCGACGTGTCCCGGGCGCACCGGGCGTCGGCGGAACAGGTCGCGGAGCGGGTGCGCGACCCGCTGCTCGCGGCGCTGCTGGTGGGCAAGTCCGCGGTCGCGGCGGAGCGCGGCGCCGTCCTGCGGATCGCCGCGGGCACCCGCCTCCGGGAGCGGGTGGTGGACCCGCGCGATCTGGTCACCGTGCTGGGCAACCTGATCGACAACGCGCTGGACGTGGCGCGGACGGTGGAGGTGGAGATGCGGGCGGAAAGCGGGGGAAGGACGGCCCTGGTGCGGGTGAGCGACGACGGGCCCGGGGTGCCGCCCGCGCTGCGCGAAGCGATCTTCGCGGAGGGCTGGACGACGAAGCGCTCCCCCGCGCACCGGGGGCGCGGGCTCGGCCTCGCGCTGGTGCGGCGGCTCGCCGAGCGGTACGGCGGGATGGCCCGCGTCACGGCACGTGCGGGCGGCGGCGCGGTCTTCACGGTGGTGCTGCCGGAGGCGCTCCTACCGGAGGCGCCCGGATCGGACGCGCGGGGTGCGCGGGAGCTCGTACCGGACGCGGTAGCGGACGGGCGAGGCGGGGACGTGCGGGAGCCGCGGTATCCGGAGGGAACAGGAGCACCGCGCACGCGTGACGGAACGACCACCGGTCGCGCCGCTTGTTCCGGCCCGGCCGATTCCGCTCCCGCCGGCCGGGAGGCTCGGCGGTGA
- a CDS encoding response regulator — MIDVLVVDDDFRVAEINAAYVGRVPGFRVAARAHTAAQALLTLERNRIDLVLLDHYLPDEPGLALIRRMRQAGHHADVIMVTAARDVATVSAAMRHGALQYLVKPFSFSGLRAKLENYAALNRTLNAVGGHGGEAGQEQVDRIFGALRPPQGPASALPKGHSAPTADLVRRVLTGAPAPLSAHEVAERAGISRSTAQRYLKVLERAGRVVLTLRYGDTGRPEHRYGWAPRD; from the coding sequence GTGATCGACGTACTGGTCGTGGACGACGACTTCCGGGTGGCGGAGATCAACGCCGCCTATGTGGGCCGGGTGCCGGGCTTCCGCGTCGCCGCCCGCGCGCACACCGCGGCGCAGGCTCTGCTGACGCTGGAGCGGAACCGGATCGACCTGGTGCTGCTGGACCACTACCTGCCCGACGAGCCGGGCCTCGCACTGATCCGCCGGATGCGGCAGGCGGGGCACCACGCCGACGTCATCATGGTCACGGCGGCGCGCGACGTGGCGACGGTGAGCGCCGCGATGCGGCACGGCGCCCTGCAGTACCTGGTGAAACCGTTCAGCTTCAGCGGGCTGCGGGCCAAGCTGGAGAACTACGCGGCGCTGAACCGGACGCTGAACGCCGTGGGCGGGCACGGCGGCGAAGCGGGCCAGGAGCAGGTGGACCGGATCTTCGGGGCCCTTCGGCCGCCGCAGGGGCCGGCCTCGGCGCTGCCCAAGGGGCACTCGGCGCCCACCGCCGACCTCGTACGGCGGGTCCTGACAGGAGCGCCCGCGCCGCTGTCGGCCCACGAGGTGGCGGAGCGCGCGGGGATCAGCCGTTCGACGGCGCAGCGCTATCTCAAGGTCCTGGAGCGCGCTGGCCGGGTCGTCCTGACACTGCGTTACGGCGACACGGGCCGCCCGGAGCACCGCTACGGCTGGGCGCCGCGGGACTGA